In a single window of the Olivibacter sp. SDN3 genome:
- a CDS encoding DUF5703 domain-containing protein yields the protein MKQRHFIVLLLFFWKLSAAQDIDLSPYDVVWESASRNASESMPCGGGDIGLNVWVENGDLLFYVARSGTFDENNTLLKLGRVRLRLFPNPLEGEIFQQVLKLEEGYVSISGKNKYGEVKVKVWVDVFSPVIHVEAVADSPVHAMATYENWRYRDRITKGKENNANTYKWAPPGEVRTRKDKVEFNRNAVLFYHRNSDSTVFDVTVQQQGLEHVKADLTNPLGELTFGGWMEGRGMEPAGIIDGKYMDTDFKGWQLKSTKASRKHEVRLYLHTDQASPIQLWKQDLLTLAETQRPAYEKAWERTRNWWRSFWSRSFIIVKPQNRDESDVEWQMGRNYQLFRYMLACNAYGTYPTKFNGGLFTYDPSYVDSSLRYTPDFRNWGGGTHTAQNQRLVYWPLLRSGDFDLMKPAFDFYNRLLNNAELRSKVYWGHGGASFTEQLENFGLPNPAEYGWKRPEDYDQGMEYNAWLEYQWDTVLEFCMMVLETYHYQGESIKEYLPLIESCLLFFDEHYQYLARRRGVRALDNEGHLIIYPGSAAETYKMAYNANSTIAALKTVLEGVLKLPSSDLNSQKREYFRAMLKKVPPLNTRTVTGYAMLAPAKLWERVNNTEVPQLYPVFPWGVYGLGRPGLDTAVNTYKYDPDAVKFRSHIGWKQDNIFAARLGLTAEAVRLNRLKLKNSGRRFPAFWGPGFDWTPDHNWGGAGMIGLQEMLLQTDGEKIYVLPAWPMNREVEFKLHAPQHTTVYGRVKEGRLVQLEVLPASRAKDVVIVKQ from the coding sequence ATGAAGCAAAGACATTTTATAGTATTGCTTTTATTTTTTTGGAAGCTTTCGGCTGCCCAAGATATAGATTTAAGTCCCTATGACGTCGTATGGGAAAGTGCGAGTAGAAATGCGAGTGAATCAATGCCTTGTGGAGGCGGTGACATCGGTTTGAACGTATGGGTGGAAAACGGAGATCTGTTGTTTTATGTAGCCCGTAGCGGTACTTTTGATGAAAATAATACCTTATTGAAATTAGGTAGGGTACGTTTGCGTTTATTCCCCAATCCATTGGAAGGGGAAATATTCCAACAAGTATTAAAACTGGAGGAAGGGTATGTAAGTATTTCCGGGAAAAATAAATACGGCGAAGTGAAAGTAAAAGTCTGGGTGGATGTTTTTAGTCCAGTCATACATGTGGAAGCTGTTGCCGATAGTCCTGTCCATGCAATGGCAACCTATGAAAATTGGCGTTACCGAGACCGCATAACCAAAGGGAAGGAAAATAATGCAAATACTTATAAATGGGCACCACCTGGAGAAGTGCGCACTAGGAAAGATAAGGTTGAGTTTAATCGAAATGCTGTTCTTTTCTACCATCGGAACAGCGACAGTACAGTATTTGATGTTACGGTCCAACAGCAAGGCTTGGAGCACGTCAAGGCTGATTTGACCAATCCCCTCGGAGAGTTAACCTTTGGTGGATGGATGGAAGGGAGGGGGATGGAGCCCGCAGGGATAATTGATGGAAAATACATGGATACCGATTTTAAGGGTTGGCAATTAAAAAGCACAAAAGCTTCCAGGAAACACGAAGTAAGATTGTATTTACATACCGATCAAGCAAGTCCTATTCAATTGTGGAAACAGGATTTATTGACCTTGGCGGAAACACAAAGGCCAGCATACGAAAAAGCATGGGAACGCACGAGAAATTGGTGGAGATCCTTTTGGAGTAGAAGCTTTATTATAGTTAAACCGCAAAATAGGGATGAAAGCGATGTAGAATGGCAAATGGGAAGGAATTATCAACTCTTTCGATATATGTTAGCTTGTAATGCTTATGGAACATATCCTACCAAATTTAACGGGGGGTTGTTTACCTATGATCCGTCTTATGTTGATAGTAGTCTGCGTTATACACCTGATTTCAGGAATTGGGGAGGGGGTACGCATACCGCTCAGAATCAACGCTTGGTCTATTGGCCATTGTTACGAAGTGGAGACTTTGATCTCATGAAGCCTGCATTCGACTTCTACAACAGGTTGTTGAATAATGCGGAATTGCGCAGTAAGGTGTATTGGGGGCATGGAGGAGCGAGTTTTACCGAACAGCTGGAGAATTTCGGTTTGCCAAATCCAGCAGAATATGGATGGAAAAGACCTGAAGACTATGATCAGGGAATGGAATATAATGCCTGGCTGGAATATCAATGGGATACGGTACTGGAGTTTTGTATGATGGTTTTAGAGACGTATCACTATCAGGGAGAGAGTATTAAGGAATATCTACCTTTAATTGAAAGTTGCCTTCTTTTTTTTGATGAACACTATCAATACCTAGCTCGGCGGCGAGGCGTAAGAGCTTTAGATAACGAAGGACATCTGATAATATATCCAGGCTCGGCAGCAGAAACCTATAAAATGGCTTACAATGCCAACTCGACGATTGCAGCACTAAAAACCGTATTAGAAGGTGTGTTGAAGCTCCCTTCTTCTGATCTTAATTCGCAAAAGCGGGAATATTTCAGGGCTATGTTGAAGAAAGTCCCTCCGTTGAATACGCGTACAGTAACTGGTTATGCGATGTTGGCACCTGCAAAACTCTGGGAGCGCGTCAACAATACCGAAGTACCACAGTTATATCCTGTTTTTCCTTGGGGTGTTTATGGCCTGGGAAGGCCAGGCTTAGATACGGCGGTCAACACCTATAAATATGACCCGGATGCAGTGAAGTTTAGAAGCCATATCGGTTGGAAACAGGACAATATTTTTGCAGCACGTTTAGGCTTGACGGCAGAGGCTGTCAGACTGAATAGGTTAAAACTAAAAAATTCAGGACGACGGTTTCCTGCATTTTGGGGGCCGGGTTTTGATTGGACACCTGACCATAATTGGGGAGGAGCGGGTATGATTGGTTTACAGGAGATGTTGTTGCAAACCGATGGAGAAAAAATTTATGTACTACCTGCTTGGCCAATGAATCGTGAAGTGGAGTTTAAACTACATGC